The nucleotide window CGGCAGAAGAGGTAGCGAGGGGGGCTCGGTCGTCATAGGGCGTCCGGGGCAGCAGGTTGAACCAGGGCCCCCGCTTCTCTGCGGCCTCTGCGgcactgtcctcctcctcctccacgggGTCCGACGGGGCCTCGGGTGGTGGGAGCCCCGCGTCCCCCTTGCCGGGGCTGCTGTCGGGGGTGAGGACGGAGTCCCTGAGCAGGGACGCCTGCGTCTGGCTCAGCCAGGAGAGGAAGGCGGACTGGCTGAGGTCGTGCTGGCTCTGCCCCAGCGGCTCCGGCTCCTCCAGGGCCCCGTTGACCGGGGGGGGTCTGGgcccgcagcgcggcggcggctcctctctgctcttccgggggcggccgcgggcgcGTGGGGCCGCGCAGTTCGTCCGGCTGAGAACGGGCACGTCCACCGGCTCCTCCTTCACCGGGGACAGGGGGGGGGGACGCCTTCTGCTCCGGGGGCTCCTGGGGTGCCGGCTCGGCCACTGCCGGGGCAGGCGGAGGGGGTGAGATGCGGGTCCTCCCCAGGCTGGGCGACCCCTCCCGGGGGCCCCTCCCCGCTCACCCTCGGTGCCCTCCACGAAGATGCCGCCCAGGTGGGGCAGGACCCAGTACCGGCGCCTGTACCGGTCCTGGCCCAGAGAAGCCGCCCGCAGCGTCTGCGAGGAGTGGAGCAGCTTCTTGCGGAAGAACATCTGCCTCTGCGGGGAGAGCGGAGGGCGGTgaggggccccgccgccccgcagccgagccccccgccgccgccgcccgctcaccTTGGCCAGCTTCTCGATCTGCCTCTCCAGCTCCGGGACGCTGGACGCAGACGTGTCCACCTGGGGAGGGGACGGCACCTGTCAGGGAACCACGGCCAGGGGGGAAGAGACCCCAAGGGTGTgtccccccctctgcccccctgcccgctccccacgGACCCTGCGGCcgccccacctcctcctcccggcGGTATTTCCGTCCgcggctctcctcctcctcctccatctccagcCCTGTCTCCTCGGTCAGGCGGGAGCTGCGCCGGCGCCGGCCATCCTCCAGCCCCGTGATCTCGGCCTCGGGCCGACCCGTCTTCTTGGCCAGGGCGACCTTCAGCCTGCCGAGACGCAGCCGAGGCATCCGCCGCCCGCCCCGAGCACACCCCGCTCCCGGGCCGCCCCAGCGCACGGCCGCACCGCAGCACCAGCAACGCCGCCCTgagacccccggccccgggggacaccggcagccccccacccacctGCGCAGCCGGCCCTCGATGATCCACTTGCTCTTCCTGTAGTTGGACATGTTCTCCAGCGTCTTGTCGATCTCGCTGTGGGGAGACGGGGCTGGCTGCGGCGTGCGGCTCCACGCCGGACGCCGAGATGCCCACGCTGCCCGCGCCGTGCCCGCAGGCAGGAGGGGCCGGGATcagagccccccgcccgcgcTCACCTgatgatgagggcactgctgTTCAGCTCGTTCACCAGGAAGGCCAGGATGGCGGCTTTCTTCTCCGGGGGCAGTGCCTGGAAGGGCTTGGTCCGCAGCGCGTTGCACAGGTCCTCGCCCGCCGCGTGCGCCGTCAGGAAGCAGCGCAGGATCTCGGAGACGGTGTCGCGGTTCAGGCTGATCTCTGACACCTTCTCCCCCAGGATCTTCAGGGactgggcagagcagagaggaggtTGGGGAGAGCCCTCCTGCCCCACGGGGGTTTGCCAGGCGGGGAAGAAACAAGGAAGGGAGGACTCCCGCACCCCGCGGACGGGAAAACCAGGGCCAGGAACCTGAGCCTGGGCAGGAGCGAGCCCCAGGGTGCCCCAGGCAGGGCTCCAGGCCCCGCAGTGGGACGGATGCGGGAGCGCCCCAAGGGTGGCCAGGGGCCGGGAACCGGCTGGGCGCAGgaggctgcagccagagcagcacCCCCAAAACCTGGGCTCCCCTGTCCTGAGCCCGCAGCAGCCCCaagggggctggggccgggctggggaaggggccagggttggggaaggggcggggggctggcTCACCTGGCAGTAGGGTGGCAGCCCGGGGTCGTAGAGCgcagcctgcagcagccgcaCCAGCAGGTCCTGCACCTCGCCCGCGCCGGcgcccacccccagcagcccctcctgcAGCGTGCACAGGCTGGGCACGTCCTTGGCCGGGTCGAAGCCCAGGACCTTGCCGTAGCTCTGGAGGAACTCCACAACCGTCAGGCAGTTGGAGAAAGCGCGGCTGGGCAGGATTAGGCCCGGGATGCGAGAGAAggctggcaggggctgcagggaaggaggggggtgGTCGGGGCTGGTGAGGCTCCGGGCAGGCTGCCGGCCCCCCGGCTCGCTGAGCCAAGCCCCCCATGCCCCAGCCGACCTGGTGGTCACCCAGACACATGTCTTCCGTGGgcttcttcatctcctccaggatgagctgctgccgccgccgctcctccaCGCGCCGCTGGGCCAGCGGCCCCTTGTCCGCCTTTCGAgcccctttccccttcttctcCTTGGGCCGCGCCTTCTCCTTGCCCTTCTCCGGTTTGCCCTTCTCCTTGGCCTGAGGACAGACCCCGGGGCGCGTGGGGAGAGCGGCTCCGTCTCCTGCCCCTTCCCGGCCCCCTCGCACCCTGCAGACTCACCTTGCACTTCTTCTTGGTCTCCTTCGCTCTGGGGGCTTTGGCGTCCTGCTTCTGCTTGTTCTTGGCCTGGAGGGGAGACCACCAGCTCAGGGACCTGGTGGCCCTCCCGCACCAGGGAAGCCCCTGCGCCAGACCCGGGGGGGCCCAGCACCACCCCGAGCCCCACGCAGCCGCTCTTACCTTCCGTCTCATTTTCTTCTTGATTTTGCTCATTTTCAGCTTGTCCTCATCGCTGAGCACCTCTGCGAGAGCAGAGCGGGAGGGTGGCGAcgggccggccgccgggctccCACCAGAGCCgggctccaggggctgcagcagctgccccgaGCTGGCGGGGCCACGGAGGGGGTACCTTGGGCTTCCAGCCTCTTCAGCAGCCGCGCGTCCGTCTTGCTCAGCAAGTCAACCATTTTGACCTTGGGAGGCCGGCCCCGGCCGCGCTTCGCAGCCGGCGGCTCCTTGGGCTTGGCCTTCTCGGCGTTGCGGGGTCGCCCGCGCTTGCCCGTGATGGCCTGGATGCGCGAGGGGATCTCCTCGGGGCTCAGCTTCACCCACTGCAGACCCTGCGGCGCAAACCCGGGTCACCTCCTGCTGcaggggggggggccggggcggctctGCTGCCCCCAGACCCACCTCCGGCGTCTCCCGCTCCTCGTAGAAGTCTCCGACTGGCATGCGGGGGCTGAAGCTGAAGTGCTCGCGCCGGACATCCTGCACCACATTCCTGCTCAGGTactgaggggaggaggaggaggaggaggaagaggaaggtcgTGAGGGGGGCTCAGTGCTTggacctgcagctcccagcagcatctatctgctgcagccagggccTCTGGCAGCGTCAGGGGGGCCGCGGCAGAGCGCCCTGGGGACCGTACCTTGATCACCTCTGGGAACTGCTTCATCCTCTTCCCGCAGGGCCCGTAGTACCAGGTCTCGCCCTGCCAGCGATGGTTCCCCTGCTTGATCCGCACCTCCCGCCTCCACCTGCAACAGGGACCTtcagccggggccgggggccgcggggcagGCGGGGGGTCGGCGCCACGTACCCGTGCTGCAGGGGCAAGCGCACCTCCTCCTGCGTGGCGATGCGCCGGCGCGGGACGTCACCTGCAGAGAGGGGACGGGACGCTGGGCTGGGGCGCTGGCGGGAGGGGGCACCCGTGGGGGGCTCGGCCCCACCTGCTGCCGAGGTGCTTGGCGGGGCGGCCTCCTCGCTCTCTCCTTCCGGCACGGCCGAAGTTTCCGGACCGCTGTCAgcggcctcttcctcctcctcctcctctgcagacgGGGCCGGGGActcgggctccagccgtgggtcGAGCTCCAGTGACGCCGACTCCTCCGGCTCTGCGTGGCTGCTGCCGTCCAGGTCGATGCTGCCATCTGCGGAGCCACGGTCAGGGACGTCACCGCCGAGCGCGGCCGCCGTCCTGCTCTGCTCACGCCACACGCCAGCCATGCCGGGGGGCCGTGGCCGCACATCCCCCCGTGCTGGGGCCGCACCCATCAccgtggggtccctgccagcgccggccgcagcccctggcacagcaCCGGCTCCCGCGGGGTCCCTGCCTGCTCGGACCCGAGGTGCTGCGGCAGCGCGAGGCCGTGGCGCAGGACTCACCGTGCAGGGTgtgcggggagccggggccggcgagcagcggggcgggcggggggctggtgggcagcaggcCGAAGGGACTGGCGGCATGGAGGGGGGGCAGGTCGGGGGGCTCCTCCAGGGCGGCCTTGTCGCCCACCAGCTGCGCTGCGTCCATCGCGTAGAGCTCCACGGCACCGGGGCctgggggagcggcgggcggtgGGGGGCAGGCCTGGggtgcgggctgggggggggggggggcagtgggctCGGGGACCCCATCCCCACCCTGGCAGCGCGGGGATTACAGCCCCGCTCCCCACTAGGATGCGTGAGACAAAATGGCCGTGGCGGTGGCTCGAGCACCCGGGACCAGCCCACACCGGGGAAGGGCTCGGACCAGGGGAGAGCCCGGCGACGCCACCCGACCCCctgcccggagccccccggccccaccACCCCCCTGCCCCGTACCTCCAGCCAGCGGCCCGAAGGGCTCCAGCGCGGCATCACCGAGGAGGTGGGCGTCCTCCAGGCGCGGGGCGAGGGGCGAGGCgccaggggcagccccggggtaGCCGCACATCTTCACCTCTGCCGGGAACAACCGGCCGCAGACGGGCCCTGCGGCAGCGGGACGCGGCGTGACCCAGCCTGGGACGAGCGGCTGCCACGCCCCGCACCGGGACATCGCCCGGGATGAGCAGCTGCCGCACCACGCACCGGGACGGGTGGCTGCCGGGACCCCCCAGAACCCAGCCCTCCCATGGCGCGCAGCCGGAATGCCGCTGTGCCGGCGGTGCCACCGTGGGCTGTGCCCGGCTGCCTTAACGAGATCCCGACAGCAACTCCGCGCTGCGGCAGGCCAAACCCCGGCCAGGATGCGGGGCGCACGACACCAACGCCACCATCCCGGCCCGGGATCCGGCACCCGGCTGCTGGCCGCCCACCCGGAGCTCTGCCCATGCCGGCAGCACTGGGCTCCTACCTGGCTGTGCCTCCTCCAGCTCCATGCTGCCCACCAGCCCACCCCCGTTCTCCGCGATGGCGGGGGGGATCTCTTTGGCTGCGGCATCGGCGTCTCCCTCGCCGGCGCCCGGCTCCTCTGCCGGGCCCGATGGCAGCGAGAAGGGCTGGGTGCCGGCGCCCAGCATGGGCGAGGGCTGGGCGGCCGCGTAGAAGCCGGCCGGCCCATTCTGCATCAGGTCGAAGCTCTGGTCGTGAAAGGAGTCGTACAGCTCCTGCGAGTCGAAGTTCAGCCCCATGGGGCCGGGGGTGCCGTTGCCCCAGAACTCCAGCCCAGCCCCCCGCAGATTGGTGCCATGGCCCGGGGACGGTGGCTGGGACCCCCCGGCAACGCCGTTGAGCGGGAACTGCGCaagggcggggagcggggcggcgggggggctgccgTCCTTGAGGGCGCCGGGTGGGAAGGGCGCGTAGTCCCAGAGGCAGTCGTAGGCGCGGACCGGCGGCGTGCCGGCGTGTGGCGAGCTGGGGGGGAAGGTCCCTGAAGTACTGGCGTGAGATACAGTAGAGAAGCCATTGACATTCATGCCCCCGTTCAGACCTGCCAGGGAGCCGGAGCAGAGAGCCGGGTCAGCGGCGCTGCGGGGCCTCCGACACCCCCTCGCGCGGAGCCGGCCTGGGTGAGAGGGGCTGAGGATGGCCGGACGATCCGTCCCGGCAGCCATCGAGTCCCTGCCCCAGGACAGAGCCAGGCAGTCGCAGCCCTGGGCACGGGTCCCCGCTCGGCGAAACCCGCCCTGCCGTGGGGCTTCACCGGCGTCGCCCGAGAGCCGCAGGACGCCGGGGCTTAGCTGATCGCCCGGCCGGGCTGCACCAGATCAGCTGACCGGCCAGATCCAGGCAGAGACCCCGCTCCGGCACGGCCGCGTTTCTAGGCCAAGGTGTGGGCACGCGTCagagccccggcacagccccacaCGTGGGGAGCGGCCGTGGCCCCCGACGCCGCAGCCCCTCCGTccccgggctgggctgtgccGCTCTGCGGGGTCACTTACTTTTCCCTTGCGGGGGGAAGGCGAGCGGGGGGCCGTGGGCGAAGGCGCTGTCCCCTGAGGCAGGCGTGGGTTTCGGTCCTGAGGCAGCGGGTGCGGAGGGAAGGCCGGTGAAGTTAAGATGGttgtttgtttccatttctgtggaggggagcagaggcagcgcGGTCACTTGCCGGCGGGGCACGGGGCTGCCAGTGCGGCAagcgcccggccctgccgcccgcACCGGGGCCCGCGGCGAGGGTGGGGAtgccccgctgccgccgcagcAGCCTGGGGATGCGCCAGGCCCCAGCCCGGGCAGGGCGAGTCCTGACCCGACGGGAGCTCGACAGAAAcgtggggggctggggagggggtgcggaGCCACGGTGAATGCCCCGGGACCGCGGAGCCCCTCGCCGGGCCCCCGCGCAGCCGAGACGACACTGCCTCTGCCGCGAGCTGGCCCGGGCCTGGAGCCGGCACCAGTGTGAACGCGGCTCGGCACCGCGCCCCAGCATCCCCGGGGACGGCCATCACCGCGCGCCCCGGCTCGCCACCCACCCGTGCTTCTTCCGCGCCCGGCTCAAGCGCAGGCTCCCGGCCGCGGGGGCCGATTCCCAGCAGAGCACCGGCCCCCCCCGATCGGCTCCGTGACACTGCGGggcccggcacagcccggcacTCCCCGAGGAACGCTGCGCTCCCGGCACAGAGACGCTTCTGCGGTAACAGCCGGTGCCCCCGCCACGACCCCCCCGGCAGAGGGGAGCTGAGCCCCGTCCCCCCCAGGCGCAGCTCCAGGGACAGCCGCAGCAGCCACCCGAGGCAGGATCCAGGCCGGCCTCATGCCACAGCCGGGAGCGAGCTGGAGCCCTGGCGCTGGCTCTGCACAGCCCAGGTACGGGCAAGCGCTGCCGGTGACCTTCAGCGCCCGGGAGGAGGAGTGCTCCCTCCAAACCCGCGCCGCGAGGCGCGCTCCCGGCGGGGGCTCGCTGCAGGATGGGACCCTGTGGTGCCACCGGCGCGGCTGGCAGTGGCCCACGGGGTGCTGGCACGTGGGGCGAGGAGCAGGCGGTGCAGGGGAGCCGAGCCCAGCAGGCGAGACGGGAGCCgcggtgctgggggtcccgcggggACGCCCCACGGGGCTGCCGTGACCCGCATCCCCCATCCTGCCGCACGCGCCGGACCCGTCGTCGGCCAAGGCGGCCCAGGCTCTGCCGACCTCTCCAGAAGGGCCGATGCCGCCGCTCGCTCGGCAGACATGGCACTTCAGCAGCATCCCGCGGCGCGGCCTGTGTCGAAACCCGGGCGGGGATTTCATCATGCCCGCGCCCGCCGGTGCCCAGGCAGGGCCATGGCCACCGTGCAGTCTCCCGGCCGGGGCCACCGGTGATTCATCCGCCAGAGAAACCCGTATGGGCGGTGACGTGGCTGCCGCATGCACGTCGCTccggctgccccggggtggcCCCGAGCCACCCCCCCTTACCCCCCCgcgcctgcccctgccccaaCCCCAGCCCAGAGCCCCGGGTGGGTGCGGGGCACCCAGCCGCGGGGcggcggagaaaggaaaaaccctTCCTGGCTGTACCCGGTGCGTGATGCACCGGCTGGGAACGCCGCCACGGCGGCCGGAGGTGGGAGCAGCCGCACCGGGCCGTGCCGGAGCCGGGCAGGTGGCAGCCGCAGGCCAGACTGGGCCGGACTGGGAGTGCGCCaggcccggggagggggccgggagaGAGGCACCGCGGCGCCGAGGGGAGAGGCCGGGAAGGTGGGAATCCACTGCGGCGGGGGCAGAGCGGAGACCAGCTGGGGGTCCGGGACCCCGCCGCAGCAGcaccggctgcggggagcggctgccCGAGAGCAGGGGCTGCGGCACGGCCGCACGTGGCGACTTGCCCTTGCTCCGGGGATGAGCGGGGCCCAGCCCTGGCGTGGGGACACCCCGGGCCCCAGGGGtgccggagctgcccgcggcATCGCCGGGAGCGCAGCCAGCGCTGGGCGCGGTGCGGGCAGAGGCCGTCACCTCCcgcccaggctggggctgctgccggctgcggccccgctccccccgctgcCGGGCAGCACGTGACCGCGCGGAGCCGCAAACTGGGCCACGGCGTGAAACTGGAGCCGGCCGCAAGCGGGCGAGGCGAGGAGGGTGAGGGCCGCGACGCGGCCGCACGGGGATGCGCCGGCGGCAGGACAGGAGTCTCGGGCCCGGTGGCACCGGCAGGGTCTCACCGGCAGCGACGTGGTGGGTGCGCGGGGCTGAGCTCCCACCGAGATGGCAGCACCCGCTGCCCCGGCATCACCGCCCGAACGCGGCGCTGGCACCCACCGGCCCGTGGCGCGGGGACTGTGGGCAGGGGCCGGGCACTCGGTCCCAGACCCCCGACCCTGGGGGTCTGCAGGCGCCCggccccagcctgcagccccgGAGCCCCGGCAGCGACCGCCCGGTACCAAAGGACGTTTCAAAAACAACGCGACGCGACGCGACGCCCGGCTGCCATTTCCCGGCCGCTTCCTGCGGGGGGGGAAGGACGGacacggacagacggacacgggCTCGGGTCCCcccctgcccaggtccccccggcaaggacaccaccccctcgcccccccgcccGGTCTCGCGGGGAAGGGGGTCGCGCCCCGCCCCCACCCGCCGCTGCAGGGGTCCCGGGCCGGGAGGGGGCGGCGgaacggggggggaggggggggggcagtgcggagcgggggtgcgggggggggagagATGGCTCCCTCCTGGCCCCAGACGGGAAAGCGGGGGGAGCCGCAGCCGCCCCCGAGGACGGGGTCCCCGAGCCGGGCCCGGACGCGTCACCGGGTGGGGAGCGGGGGAGTGCCGGGTGCGGGTAAgagtgggggggcggggggtgtccTCGCCGGGGGCCGGGGtgcggagggaggggggggtctCACCGATCGGGACCGGGGGGGTTGGTCTCTCTggggccgcccccggcccc belongs to Opisthocomus hoazin isolate bOpiHoa1 chromosome 32, bOpiHoa1.hap1, whole genome shotgun sequence and includes:
- the BAZ2A gene encoding LOW QUALITY PROTEIN: bromodomain adjacent to zinc finger domain protein 2A (The sequence of the model RefSeq protein was modified relative to this genomic sequence to represent the inferred CDS: deleted 1 base in 1 codon) encodes the protein METNNHLNFTGLPSAPAASGPKPTPASGDSAFAHGPPLAFPPQGKSLNGGMNVNGFSTVSHASTSGTFPPSSPHAGTPPVRAYDCLWDYAPFPPGALKDGSPPAAPLPALAQFPLNGVAGGSQPPSPGHGTNLRGAGLEFWGNGTPGPMGLNFDSQELYDSFHDQSFDLMQNGPAGFYAAAQPSPMLGAGTQPFSLPSGPAEEPGAGEGDADAAAKEIPPAIAENGGGLVGSMELEEAQPEVKMCGYPGAAPGASPLAPRLEDAHLLGDAALEPFGPLAGGPGAVELYAMDAAQLVGDKAALEEPPDLPPLHAASPFGLLPTSPPPAPLLAGPGSPHTLHDGSIDLDGSSHAEPEESASLELDPRLEPESPAPSAEEEEEEEAADSGPETSAVPEGESEEAAPPSTSAAGDVPRRRIATQEEVRLPLQHGWRREVRIKQGNHRWQGETWYYGPCGKRMKQFPEVIKYLSRNVVQDVRREHFSFSPRMPVGDFYEERETPEGLQWVKLSPEEIPSRIQAITGKRGRPRNAEKAKPKEPPAAKRGRGRPPKVKMVDLLSKTDARLLKRLEAQEVLSDEDKLKMSKIKKKMRRKAKNKQKQDAKAPRAKETKKKCKAKEKGKPEKGKEKARPKEKKGKGARKADKGPLAQRRVEERRRQQLILEEMKKPTEDMCLGDHQPLPAFSRIPGLILPSRAFSNCLTVVEFLQSYGKVLGFDPAKDVPSLCTLQEGLLGVGAGAGEVQDLLVRLLQAALYDPGLPPYCQSLKILGEKVSEISLNRDTVSEILRCFLTAHAAGEDLCNALRTKPFQALPPEKKAAILAFLVNELNSSALIISEIDKTLENMSNYRKSKWIIEGRLRRLKVALAKKTGRPEAEITGLEDGRRRRSSRLTEETGLEMEEEEESRGRKYRREEEVDTSASSVPELERQIEKLAKRQMFFRKKLLHSSQTLRAASLGQDRYRRRYWVLPHLGGIFVEGTEVAEPAPQEPPEQKASPPLSPVKEEPVDVPVLSRTNCAAPRARGRPRKSREEPPPRCGPRPPPVNGALEEPEPLGQSQHDLSQSAFLSWLSQTQASLLRDSVLTPDSSPGKGDAGLPPPEAPSDPVEEEEDSAAEAAEKRGPWFNLLPRTPYDDRAPLATSSAEPWPRAAPQPRGQPCDELPKASARQLNGLPTDDPAAPLLASTPVHTGARAHGACPRSRSSLEKLQDLPGQPKRRGRPPTKFFKQIEQKYLTQQTEQPIPPEMRSGWWWLQHPEELEAVAHALHPRGIREKVLHKHLTKHREFLREVCLRAATDPIFQRRPEAAGAAVSPEAVARWSVMERAYEADLAVLQWVEELEQRVLMADLQIRGWTCPSPDSTRDDLQYCEHKVEPLEDITVRSRRDGLPLRRERTNPLDLAVLRLAALEQNVERRYLKEPLWPLHEVVVEKAVLSHPEELTLGPTEIAYEITPRVRTWRQTLERCRSAAQVSLCIYQLEKSIAWEKSVNRVTCLVCRRGDDDEHLLLCDGCDRGCHLYCHRPKMTEVPEGDWFCSVCVSRAGEYRDPVSPRRGKKRKRGRLFGGTLAEEEGSPRRRPASRRHEGLPRYADKGLSPTKRRAATLRGQPSDLTFCEIILMEMESHEDAWPFLEPVNPRLVPGYRRIIKNPMDFATMRARLLRGGYSSSEEFAADAMLVFDNCRTFNEDDSAVGQAGHAMRQFFESRWEEFYQGKRAPTPP